The Methanobrevibacter millerae genome includes the window AACAGAAAGTGGCGTGGATCGCTATCATGCACACCCATACCAAAGCTACATCATACCTGACATAACCGTCGTGCACAATGGGCAAATTACCAATTACTGGAAAATAAGAGATCCTTTAGAGAGAAAAGGACATACTTTCGAATCATTCAATGATACAGAATGCATTGTGCATTATATGGCGGATAAACTTGATCAGGGCTATAAATTAGAGGAAGCACTAGACCAAGCAGTGATTGACCTGGACGGTCCGTTTTCAATATTAGTTGGAACACCAAATGGAATAGGCATAGCAAAAGACAAACTTGGACTTAGGCCAGGAGTAATGGTGGAAAATGAAGATATTTTTGCAATAGCTTCAGAGGAAATGGCATTGCATGATGTTGTTGATTCAGATGAAATAGAGCAGATTGCTCCTGGCGAAACAAGAGCCTACACTATCTAATAAGGAGTTTTTATCATGAAAGAATATGTTATTGATGCAAATTATATGGATGAAAAACAGTTGAACCGTACCATAAAAGAAATGGCAGCATCTCATGACAAGCTCGTTATTAACAATCCCGATTCAAGACATAATATCTGTGCAGGATTAACTGAAGATGCAGATATAGAAATCAACGGCTCTGCAGGTTACTTCGTTGGAACAATGGTCAACGGACCAAAAATACACATCAACGGAAATTCAGGGTGGTTCGCCGGAGACAATATGACCCAAGGAGAACTGATTATTGAAGGCACTGCAGGTGACGGTGCCGGACAAGGAATTTATGGCGGAACAGTAATTGTGAAAGGAAACACCGGTTCAAGAACTGGAGAAATCATGAAAGGAGGAACTGTAATAATCGGCGGAAACAGCGGATATATGACAGGATTGCTTATGATGGGAGGAAGACTCATAATACTTGGTGATGTGACCGATGATGTCGGCGAATCTATTATGAGAGGAAGCATATATGTTCTTGGAGATGTTAAAAGCCTTGGAAAAAATGCAGTTATTGAGGAAATCACACTTGAAGACCAAAACGATTTAAAAGAGATTTTAGAAGAATATGATTTTGATTTAAGTGATGACGATTATGCGAATTTTAAAAAAATCGTTAATATGCAATAGGAGCTAAAAAAATGAGCGAACATAAAATAGCCATGGTTGGAACACCGTGTGAAATTATGGCTGCATCAAAACTGCAGCACTATATCAATAGCCCTATTGATGTTAAGCTGGGCTTATTCTGTATGGAGAATTTTTCATATAAATACTTTGAAAACCTCTTGAAAGAGTATGATTTGAAAATGGAAGACATTGAAAAATTCCAAATCGAGAAAGGATTCATATTCCTATTATTAAAAACAAAAGAAACAGTTAAAATACCATTGTCCATAGCAAAAAGGATAATAAGGAAAAATTGTAATATCTGTGTTGAGCTAACCTCAGAAACATCAGATATCTCAATAGGTTCCATCGGATCACAGGACGGATGGTCAACTGTAATAATCAGAACCGAAAAAGGCGAGGAAATAATTAATGGTGCAATAGAAGAGAAATTCATAGAATCAAAAGAGCTTGAAGAGCCACAATTCAAATTATTGAACAAAATTGCAGAAAGCAAAATAAAAAAGAATCTGGAAAACATTGAAAGAAGGGAATTCCTGGCACGTCCTGTGCTGTACCAAAGAAACAAATCAGACGATTCTATCGCCAAAGAACTCGCAGAGGCACAGTTCATAGATTTGAAATCCAATGTTATTGACATTGGGGCATGTGTGCTTTGCGGAGCATGTGAATATGCATGTCAAGACAATCTGATAAAAATTGATGATACAAAACCTATAACGAAAGGAGAATGTCCACAAAACTGTAATACATGCTTTACAGTCTGCCCCAGGACTTTCATACCGGAAGATCTGCGAAACGACAATTCAAAAGCAATTGGCGATTACATAAAAGTAATGACAGTGAAATCCTTAAAACACACACAGGGTCAGGACGGATCCATCGTTACAACAATCCTGGATTATCTGCTGACAAATAATATTGTGACAGAAGCACTTATTGTGGATAAGGAGGACTATCTGGCATGGAAACCTTATGCTAAACTAACTGGAAAAATTGATGAAATCATCAAATCCGGAGGGACAAAATATTCAGTTTGTCCAGTATTTAAACCACTGAAAGACCTTAAAGAGGAGGTGAATTAAGTGTCATTTACTGTTGAGAGAAAAATAGAAATTTGTAAACAGAGTAATGACAGGCCAGGCTGCTGCTGGTATTTATGTGACAATCCAAACAAAACCGCATGTAAAAACTGTTACAGCTGCTATTCAAACTGCCCTCACAATGTTTATGAAGTAATTAATGACGAACCACTTCCAATTCATCAGGAAAACTGTGTAGGGTGCAAAATCTGTGAGGAAATGTGTCCGACACATGCAATATATGTCAGGCCTCTCGTTGACGAGGGAAGAGGAGTCTGGTCAAATTCAACAATGGTTGAAATCAAACGGAAAAGCCAGTCAGGATCATATAAGGTTAGAGGTTGCGGACTGACAAGAAAAATCCCTACATTTGACGATTTGAGCATATTGCCTGCACAAGTGTCAAGGCCACCAATAGACTCATACCGGGAAACCTGCAAGACCTCAGTAGTACTTGGAGACAGATTTGCAGAAAATCCAATTGAAATTGATACTCCAATCATGATTGGGGCAATGTCATTTGGTGCATTAAGTAAGGAAGCTAAAATTGCATTGGCCATAGGAAGCAGCAAAGTGGGCTCAATAGCCAATACTGGTGAAGGAGGAATGCTTCCGGAAGAAAGGCAACATGCAGACAAACTGATTGCACAATATGCATCAGGCCGTTTTGGCGTATCCGCCGAATACTTAAACAGCGCAGAAGCTGTTGAAATAAAAATAGGTCAAGGTGCAAAATCAGGTATGGGAGGACATCTGCTTTCCCACAAGGTAACTGCAGAAGTTGCAAGAGTCAGAAATATTCCTGAAGGAACATCTGCCTTAAGTCCTGCAAGACATATGGACATTGTCGGACCGGAGGATTTAGGCATGAAAATCAATCAGTTAAGGGAAATTACAGACTGGAAAATACCAATCATTGTGAAATTCGCATCAGGAAGAGTGGAACAGGATGTGAAAATCGCCGCAAAGGCTGGTGCTGACATAATTGTGGTTGACGGCATGCAGGGAGGAACCGGGGCCGGACCTGAAGTGGTCACGGAACATGCGGGAATTCCTACAATCGAAGCCATAGTTAAAGCTGATGATGCACTTAAAGAGATAAACTTAAGAAGTGAAGTCAGCCTTGTGGCGGCTGGTGGAATAAGGTCTGGAGCAGATGTTGCAAAAGCAATAGCTTTAGGTGCAGATGCAGTGTATATTGCTACCTCCGCATTAATCTCAATAGGGTGTAAAGTCTGTCAAAGCTGTTCTGAAGGCATCTGTCCGAAAGGAATTGCAACACAGGACAGGGTGCTCAGAAGAAGACTGGATCCTATAAGGAAAGGCCAGCAGGTTGCAAACTATATTGAAGCAATGACGCAGGAAGTAACCGCTCTGACACAGCAAGCTGGAAACACAGATATAGAAAATCTTGAACGTCAGGATCTTGTTGCATTGACTATGGAAGCTTCACAACTGACAGGAGTACCAATGGTGAGTAAAAAATATTAAAATTTGCTTAAAATAGTTTTAAAAATTAAATAACAATTAGGAGATATCAATATGGCAGCATTTGATAGAGTGAAATCAGGAATTCCGGGACTTGATAAAGCTTTAGACAATATTCGTTTAGGGGACAATGTAGTGTGGAACGTTACAAATCTAAACGAATTTTCCTACTTTGTCAATCCCTATGTGAAACAGGCCAAAAAAGATAACAGGAACTTAATATATATCAGGTTTGCAACTCACCCCCCATTAATAGAAATGACAGAAGAAGATTTAATATTGCTTAAAAAAGAAGAGAATAATCCGAACACTGAGTTTTGCATGATTGAACGTGACGGGATTAAAATTTATATGGTAAATCCATATAACCAGTTTGAAACATTCACTCTGGAAGTTCACAGAATCATAGAAAAGGAAGGATACGATGCATTCTATGTTTTCGACTGTCTAAGCGACCTTCAGGCAGTCTGGTCAACAGATTTGATGATGGGTAATTTCTTCAAGGTAACATGCCCATTCTTATTTGATCTTGATACCGTGGCATTTTTCCCAATCATTCGTGGAAGACATTCATATGATGCAATAGCTAAAATCCGTGAAACCACACAACTATTTCTGAATGTATACTCAAATTCCCCCGAAGAGGTTTACGTAACCCCTCTAAAAGTGTGGAACAGGTATTCTCAGACCATGTTTCTTGGACATAAGTTCAATCCGCAGACCGGTTTCGTTAAAGTTCTTCAGGATGGTCAAGAAGTAAGCAAATACTATAAAACGATTAATTCCAACAAGTATCAGGATGGACGAACCCTTGACAGCTGGGAAAGGTATATGATTGAAGTTCGAAGGAAACATGATGAAGGCGAAAACATCGATGATGAATGCGACAAAATCTGTGAGCTGATGATGACAAAAGATGAAAAGATGCTTTCCAAAATCAAGGAATATTTCACCTTTGAAGATTATATCACTATTTACGACCGACGTGTAGGTAGTGGACTTGTTGGAGGTAAAACCTGCGGAATGCTGCTTGCAAGAAAAATAATTGAAAAGAACTGTCCAGATATCTACAATGACATTTTTGAACCGGACGACTCCTTTTACATCGGCACTGATTTATTCTACACATACATTGTTTCAAATGACTTATGGGACCTTAGGGTAAAACAGAGAACCAAGGAGGGTTACTATAAATACGGTAAAGAGCTAGAAGAAGCTCTTAAAAACGGTGTTTTTTCAGATGAAATCAAAAAGGAATTCATCCATATTCTTGATTATTTCGGACAGAACCCTATAATTGTAAGGTCAAGCAGTTTTCTTGAAGATGGATATGGAAATGCATTTGCAGGAAAATACGAATCTGTGTTCTGTGTTAATAGAGGTAGCCTTGAAGAACGTCTTGCCGCATTTGAAGAGGCCGTGAAGATTGTATACTCAAGTACAATGAACATTTCCGCTTTGGAGTACAGGAAGCTAAATGATTTGGACGACACTGATGAGCAGATGGGTCTTCTGGTTCAAAGGGTTTCCGGTTCATACCACGGCGACTATCTCTTCCCGACTGCAGCAGGAGTGGGATTCTCATATAGCCCCTATTCACCTCTTCCGAACATGGACAACAGCAAAGGAATGCTGAGACTTGTAATGGGTCTTGGTACAAAGGCAGTAGATCGGACAAAAAAGGATTATCCTAGAATCGTCAATCTTGACAAGCCTGAAGTAACCATGACTAAAGACATTAAGGAAAAACACAGGTATTCCCAACATTATCTTGATGTAATTGACCTTAAAAACATCAGTCTCCATGACATTCCTATTGATGAGGGACTTGACGTGATTCCAAGATATTCCAAAAACGTTATGGTTGAGCATGACCGTGAGGCAGAGAGAATGTTTCGTGACCGTGGCCAGCCTAGGGAAATAGTCTTCGTCAACTGTGAGGGAATCGTTAAAAATCATGAGTTCATCGATGTGATGAAAAGGATCCTGAATACATTAGAGATCGCTTACGACTATCCGGTTGACATTGAATATACAGTAAATGTAGGAGAGAACAAATCATTCAATATAAATCTCTTACAGTGCCGTCCACTTCAGGTTTCAGTCAATAATGAAGCCATTGAGATGCCTGAGAATCAAAATGTCTTCTTCCATATCAAGGAATCCTCAATGGGTATGTCAAGAAAAAGTGAAATCGACATCATATGCTATGTTGATCCTCATAAGTACTATGAATATCCTTATGCACAAAAAAGCTCACTGTCACGCATAATAAGCGACGTAAATGCCTACTGTAAGAACAATGACAAAACTGCCCTCTTAATAGTTCCAGGAAGAATAGGAACTTCTTCCCCAGAATTAGGCATTCCAGTGGTATTTGCAGATATCAGCCATTTCACAGCAATTCTTGAGGAAGCCTACAGTGATGTCGGATATATGCCTGAGCTTTCTTTTGGAAGCCATATGTTCCAGGATTTAGTAGAAGCAGAAATATACTATGGAGCACTCTTTGAAAATGAAAAAAGAATCGAATTCAACAGGGACATGATTT containing:
- a CDS encoding tributyrin esterase; this encodes MKEYVIDANYMDEKQLNRTIKEMAASHDKLVINNPDSRHNICAGLTEDADIEINGSAGYFVGTMVNGPKIHINGNSGWFAGDNMTQGELIIEGTAGDGAGQGIYGGTVIVKGNTGSRTGEIMKGGTVIIGGNSGYMTGLLMMGGRLIILGDVTDDVGESIMRGSIYVLGDVKSLGKNAVIEEITLEDQNDLKEILEEYDFDLSDDDYANFKKIVNMQ
- a CDS encoding Coenzyme F420 hydrogenase/dehydrogenase, beta subunit C-terminal domain translates to MSEHKIAMVGTPCEIMAASKLQHYINSPIDVKLGLFCMENFSYKYFENLLKEYDLKMEDIEKFQIEKGFIFLLLKTKETVKIPLSIAKRIIRKNCNICVELTSETSDISIGSIGSQDGWSTVIIRTEKGEEIINGAIEEKFIESKELEEPQFKLLNKIAESKIKKNLENIERREFLARPVLYQRNKSDDSIAKELAEAQFIDLKSNVIDIGACVLCGACEYACQDNLIKIDDTKPITKGECPQNCNTCFTVCPRTFIPEDLRNDNSKAIGDYIKVMTVKSLKHTQGQDGSIVTTILDYLLTNNIVTEALIVDKEDYLAWKPYAKLTGKIDEIIKSGGTKYSVCPVFKPLKDLKEEVN
- a CDS encoding glutamate synthase-related protein, which gives rise to MSFTVERKIEICKQSNDRPGCCWYLCDNPNKTACKNCYSCYSNCPHNVYEVINDEPLPIHQENCVGCKICEEMCPTHAIYVRPLVDEGRGVWSNSTMVEIKRKSQSGSYKVRGCGLTRKIPTFDDLSILPAQVSRPPIDSYRETCKTSVVLGDRFAENPIEIDTPIMIGAMSFGALSKEAKIALAIGSSKVGSIANTGEGGMLPEERQHADKLIAQYASGRFGVSAEYLNSAEAVEIKIGQGAKSGMGGHLLSHKVTAEVARVRNIPEGTSALSPARHMDIVGPEDLGMKINQLREITDWKIPIIVKFASGRVEQDVKIAAKAGADIIVVDGMQGGTGAGPEVVTEHAGIPTIEAIVKADDALKEINLRSEVSLVAAGGIRSGADVAKAIALGADAVYIATSALISIGCKVCQSCSEGICPKGIATQDRVLRRRLDPIRKGQQVANYIEAMTQEVTALTQQAGNTDIENLERQDLVALTMEASQLTGVPMVSKKY
- a CDS encoding PEP/pyruvate-binding domain-containing protein, with the protein product MAAFDRVKSGIPGLDKALDNIRLGDNVVWNVTNLNEFSYFVNPYVKQAKKDNRNLIYIRFATHPPLIEMTEEDLILLKKEENNPNTEFCMIERDGIKIYMVNPYNQFETFTLEVHRIIEKEGYDAFYVFDCLSDLQAVWSTDLMMGNFFKVTCPFLFDLDTVAFFPIIRGRHSYDAIAKIRETTQLFLNVYSNSPEEVYVTPLKVWNRYSQTMFLGHKFNPQTGFVKVLQDGQEVSKYYKTINSNKYQDGRTLDSWERYMIEVRRKHDEGENIDDECDKICELMMTKDEKMLSKIKEYFTFEDYITIYDRRVGSGLVGGKTCGMLLARKIIEKNCPDIYNDIFEPDDSFYIGTDLFYTYIVSNDLWDLRVKQRTKEGYYKYGKELEEALKNGVFSDEIKKEFIHILDYFGQNPIIVRSSSFLEDGYGNAFAGKYESVFCVNRGSLEERLAAFEEAVKIVYSSTMNISALEYRKLNDLDDTDEQMGLLVQRVSGSYHGDYLFPTAAGVGFSYSPYSPLPNMDNSKGMLRLVMGLGTKAVDRTKKDYPRIVNLDKPEVTMTKDIKEKHRYSQHYLDVIDLKNISLHDIPIDEGLDVIPRYSKNVMVEHDREAERMFRDRGQPREIVFVNCEGIVKNHEFIDVMKRILNTLEIAYDYPVDIEYTVNVGENKSFNINLLQCRPLQVSVNNEAIEMPENQNVFFHIKESSMGMSRKSEIDIICYVDPHKYYEYPYAQKSSLSRIISDVNAYCKNNDKTALLIVPGRIGTSSPELGIPVVFADISHFTAILEEAYSDVGYMPELSFGSHMFQDLVEAEIYYGALFENEKRIEFNRDMIFDYPNILNDINPNLNDEIYDMIQVIDFDKDKAELYHDMNKDETMCIFK